The window ACCGCCTTCATGGGCGAGGATCTGCGCACCAAGTAAACGCCCTGTTTCTTTTTCGGCCACCAGTTTAATAAAGCCAGCGGTTTCAAAGTTAGCCAGTGCTCTTGGTACGTTTTCCATTTGCAGTACCCTGCTGTCGGTTTTCATGTTTTGTGCTTTAGCCTGGTCCTCAGTCAATCCAACGGTCGCCACCTGTGGATCGGTAAAAATGACTGTTGGCATGGTGGTCAGATCCAAACGGGCATCTCCGCCAGTCATGTTAATTCCCGTCCGGCTACCAGCAGCGGCGGCCACATAGACAAATTGCGGCATATTGGCGCAGTCTCCGGCTGCATAAATACCTGCAATATTGGTTTCCATCTTGTCATTGACGACTATCGCGCCATTTTTATCCGTTTCCACACCAACGGCGGCTAAATTCAGCTGCGTGATATTGGCGTTACGACCGGTGCTGATCAGCAATCGATCCGCCTTTAAGCTGCCGTCCCCTGTTTTCCACGACTGGGTTTGCAGGGTAAATTGCTTACCATCGTGTGACACCCTGCTCGCCTGAGTGTAATTAAGTACGCGAATACTTTCTTTTTCAAAACACTCATTCAGCTTTTCGCCGAGTAGCGGCTCTTCCCTATATAACAAGGTACGGCGGGCCAATACGGTAACGTCGCTGCCCAGACGTCGATACGCCTGAGCAATCTCCAGCGCGATAACCGATGAACCAATCACAATCAGATGTTCAGGTAAGTCTTCGGCAAAGAGTGCCGTGGTAGATGTCCAATATGGCGTATCGGCAAGGCCATCTATTGGTGGAATGGTCGGCGTAGAGCCGCTGGCAATCAGAATTTTGTCGGCGTGAACAGACTGTTGCTCGCCGTTGTTATCGGTCACGATCAGGGTGTTTGCGTCTTTGAATCTGGCCCAGCCCTTCATCAGTGTTAATACCGGATTGGTGTCCAGAATATGCTGATATTTGGCTGCGCGCAGTTCTTCTACCCGCACCGTTTGCTGCTGCGCCAGTAGTTCTCGGCTGAGCACAGGCGCGTGGTTTTCCAGTCCGGCAAAGGGATTGTGGCGCTGCTGCTGGGCAAGCTGCGCGGCGCGGATCAAGATTTTTGACGGTACACACCCCACATTGACACAGCAGCCGCCAACGACATCGGCTCCCTCAATGATGGTGACTCTGGCACCGCGTTCGGCGGCCTTAATGGCACAAGCAAAGGCGGCAGAACCGCTGCCAATAATCACGACATGCAATTGTTCCGATTTTTCGCTATTAGGGATGGCCGTTTCATTACCACAATCTGGTGCAACTATTTTGGCACTATAGCCGAGAACCTCAATGGCATTATTAACTTCGTCACTATTTTCAGTATCAGTTTCTATTTCAATAGTGGCACTAGCCAGCTCATAGGAAACGGTGGCCTTGCTGACGCCGTTTATGGAAGTCAGAGCATCTTGGATATGATTCGCACAGCTTGCGCAGCTCATGCCATTAATGGAGAGATTAACCTCTTTGATTAAGTTTATTGCCATAGTCTTACTCCTTGATTATAGAGGGATAACCAGCATTGGTGGTCGCTTGAACCAATGCGGCGGCATGGGTTTTATCATCGTCAAAGTTCACTACAGCTTCTTTCTGCTCATAACTCACCTCGACACTAGACACGCCATCCACCCTAGAAAGCGCTTTTTTGACAGTGATTGGGCACATGGCGCAGTTCATAGTGGGCAGGTCCAGAGTGATGGATTGAGGTTTTGCTAATAGAGTAGGACTCATCGTTAGCAGCATAAATAACAGGGCTATTATTTTCATAGGAAATTCTCCGTTAGTAGGTATTGACACGATCAAGCGACTAAAGGGATCCAGACACTGCTGGTGACGAGGAATAGAGCGATTAATGCTATGAGCCAGAAAATCAGCTGGCGACGTTTGCGTACAGATGGGATGGCGCAAGCCGTGCCTGGTTCGCAGACGGTTGTGGGGCGATAGAGCTTCCAGCCCGCCCAACCGAATAACACCAATACAGCGATGATGAACAACGGGCGATAGGGTTCGAGTCGAGTCAGGTTGCCAATCCAGGCACCACCGATCCCCAGTGTCAACAGGAGAAAGGGGCCGACGCAACATAGACTGGCACCTATGGCGGCGGCAATACCGCCGAACAAGGGTAGGTTATGATCATTCTTCTGCATCGTTGACTCCAGATAATCTACTTCAGTGGAGTCAGTTTAATTGCCGTACTAGAGTACGGAGTCAAGTGATGTTAGCGATCTTTTTTATTTTCTGGCAACAGGGACTCGATAATAGGGCAATGGGCTTGGCCAGCGTTGGCGGCGCATTGATTCAATAAATCGTCAAGGGCAGACTCTAAGCGAAATAAGTCATTAATTTTGCAGCGCACATTCGTCAGCTTATTTTTTGCCAATTCCTGTACTTGGTCGCAATGTTCATCACCCAAGGACAAGAGGTTTGCAATTTCTTCCAAAGTGAATCCTAATTCTTTGGATCGCTTGATAAACGTGATCAGCTTTAAGCTAGCTTCTGGGTAGCGGCGATAACCCACGCTTGGCTTGTTAGGTTGCTCGATCAGACCACGCCGCTCGTAATAGCGAACGGTCTCAACACTGACGCCTGCCGATTTGGCAAATTGACTGATTGAATACATAGTTGATTTACTCTCCTAGACTGTACACAAGCATTTGAATCAACAGACGTTGATTCAAAAACGCTTTAGCACCTAACGTAAGTATCAATGGGTAACAAACCACCGTTAGCCATTGTGCTTTTGTCGGTATGCGTCCGCCCCTTGTCCCAGATACAATTTCAATAATCGCTCCGGAGCCTTAGGTAAATCCACGCTTAATAATAATCCCGGTGTATCGGCAAAATTAGGGTCAATACCGACGCAATAGAACCGAGCTCCGAGTTGGTGGTATTGCTTTACCAGTACAGGCAAACCTTTGCCATCGGGTTCAATTTGCTTAACTAATAATTCCAACACTTCAATATCGTTAGGATGATTAGCCAAGTAATGCTGAATATCAGCAGGAACCTTTAGATCGAATGGTTTTTTAGCCTTTACCTGTGGCGATGATGTCACCAGAAATTGTTCAATTAATATTACGCTCAAAGGGGTGTATTGCTTACTCAATGACACAGTGCCGTATAAGGTTCGGTAGCGAGGGAATTTACATACAAAAGCACCAATCCCTTTGAATAGTAAAAGTAACCCATGAAAGCTCCGTTGATGACTAGCGATCACAAATGAACGGCCCATTTCAAGACATGGTTGAACTTGATTGATAAATTCGCCGCTGAAGTCGAACATACGACTTAAATACAATGGTGCAATATCACCCCGTGCCATTAAGTTATCGGTTTGGCCCATACGATAAGCCCCGATGATCGCCTTGGTTTGACTGTCATACACAAATAGATGTGTGTAAGTGTCATCGAACGCATCACCATCTTGAGGTAGACCACTGCCTTCATCAAATAACCTAAAATTCTCTTCACGCAGGCGCCTAATCTCTTCGATAACTAATGGGCATTGTGCTCTTGATGCGTAATAGACCTCAAAATGCTTATACCGGAGCAGGTATTGCTCATGTGGTAATTGGCTTATCTCAGCCTGCAAATTTTCAGCTAATTGAGGAGATGCCAAGGGTAGTAGCACTGGAGTTTGATAAGTTGACCATTGGTATTGATACTCTGGGGCCTGCAAATATGTCAGTAAACGGGCAATGTCAGTTGTCATTTGGACTTTCTCTAAAAAAGGGGGAAATGAAATGGGTTGACCTAAGGTGATCTCAACGATTCGGCCTTTGCTTTTGAGCATTTCTTTGATTAGCAGTAGCATTCTGAAACGAAAGTAAATTTTCCCCATTAAATAGAACAAATTGCTATTTTGCCCCGAGATAAAGCACGGGATTATCGGGGCTTTCGTATTGGCGGCAAGCGACCCCACCATACGATTCCATTGATGATCAGTCACTTGATCATCGCAATTGGGATAGCTAACTCGGCCAGCAGGAAAGAGTACTAAGAGCCCCCCTTTGTCCAAATGCGCCTTACAAGTCCTTAATGACTGGGCATTGCCCTTTGCTCCTGATGCTAGGGGATTAGTAAATATAAAAAAATCAGCTAATTCAGGAATAATTTTCAATGCTTGATTAGCAAGTATTTTGACATCGTTCCTGCTTGAAGATAATAAGGAAGCGATAATAACGCCTTCAATGCCACCATAAGGATGATTAGCAACGACAATCGCAGCACCACTTTGTGGAATACGCATAGGTAGATCTAACGGTGACTTAATCTCCAACTCAAAAACTTCCACGAAACGAGCTGCGAAGGCTTCTTTTGTTAATCCCTTTAATGCGGAATTCTCATACAGGCGATTTAGTTGGCTAATACCTAAAAGATGATCGAGTCCAGTTATGCATAACTTAGTCAACAAAGTGCTTTTGGGAAAAAGATTATTAAGACTCAGCTGCGGCATACATCATATATCCTGTTGTAAAATTTACACATCATTCAGGTAAAGCTTCATATTTTAGTGGCGGACAGAGTATTCACTTTTTGGTGTAAAAATACTAAAAAATCAGCGGACTGAAGTGGCTTACTGTAGTGGTAACCTTGAATAACATCACATTGATACTGATTTAATATCTCGAGCTGCTCACTATATTCGACTCCCTCGGCAATAATTTCTAATGATAAGTTCTTCGCAAGCTGACAGATGCTCAATACTATCGATTGTGCAGAGAGATCTACATGAAGATGCTTGATAAATGATTGATCTATCTTTAATTTGTCCACAGGAAATTGCCGTAAGTAAGCCAAGGACGAGTAACCCGTGCCAAAGTCATCAATGGCAAGTGATACGCCAATCTTCTTCAATTCATTTAGCACCTGGTGGCTAGTAATGTGATTGCCCATCATCATACCTTCGGTAATTTCAAGCTCTAATGTATGGGGCGGGATATGGTAATACGCTAACAGTTCAGCAACTTGCGTGACAAAGCCCGGTTGGATAAATTGCCTTGGAGAAATATTGACAGCCAAACAAAATGAACTATGCCCCATTGCTTGCCATGCAGCTAAGTTTTTACAGGCTTGCTCTAAAATCCACTTTCCCAACGGCAAGATAAAACCACTCTGCTCAGCTAAGGGAATAAACTCAGCGGGCGATATGACTCCCATATCAGAGTGCCAACGGATCAAACATTCAGCGCCAATAAGTTGCTCAGTTTTCAAGTGCATTTGAGGTTGAAATACTAGCTCAAACTCATCACTACCAATCGCATTAACTAAACGTTTGTTTAAATCCTGCTTACGTTTGTGTAATGAGCCAAGCTGATGGTCAAAATAATTCACAGTAGGCAGTTGCTGATTATTATCGATAGCAATTTGAGCGTGTAGCAGTAAGTCATTTGCATTTTTACTACATCGAGGATACTCAGTAACCCCAAATTGCATTGAAATCAGCATTTCGCCAAGAGGGGTATTAATCGTCTTATCAAAGTGATTTTCTATATTGGATAAGAAATTTTTTAGGCTTTCAGAGCTATTTACATCTTCGATTAACATGATAAAGCTCGCATCGGCAATATGAAATAACTCAGCCTTACCATTAAGAGATTTTTTTGTTTCAGCAAATAATATCCCAAGCTGATAAGCAACGCTGCAAATGACGTCGGTGGCACCAGAAAGGCCAAAATCTCCGACCAATTTTGAGTAGTGAGCCACTTCAACAAGGACTAAACTGAATGATACTTGTGCTTCAAAGAGAATATCGACACTCAAAAAAAAACTTGCTCTATTTTTTAAGCCTGATAAATCATGATGATATGCTTTGTAATGAAGATTTTTTTCAGCTACCTTTTGTTCCGTAATATCCTGCATGTGGATATCAAAAGTATGTTGATCTTTCAGCCAGTGTATTTCATAAGTTAGAAATGCATTATTCACATGATGTTGAAAAGTTTGTACTGGCGGGACATTGTTCTTTGTCGCTTCAAGCTGTAATTTAATTTCACTGGCAAGTAGTGCCAGTGGTGTCTCGGGCAATTTTAACGTCCGAAGTAGGATGATCGTAGCCGGATTATGGTAAAGCACTTCTAACGCACTGTTTAATGTCAGTACTGGGTTAGGATTTCGCTGTGGAAACATAGCCAAACGTTCATTAGAAATGCTTAATTCAATATAATTTCTAATGTAACGGCCCAATACAATCGAAATTCCAAAGAGCCCCACACTGAAAATAATTACACTCCATGCCGTAGTGGAGAGCTGTTGTTTTGTAGCACTGTAGCCTTCCGCTACATGATGGTTCACATTAAACATCAGCATATTAAGCTGAGGGTCCATCAAGCGCCTTTGATCTGTGACCTTTTCAAGTTGCTCCCGAGCCAAATCCCAATCAATATTGCCACTAGACATGTTTAGATGAAATGCTTGGCTAAATAGCTGAATTACTTTCAATTCATTCATTAAATCGATCTGAATACTAAGATCAGTATTAACATTTCTAAGTAATTCAATTTTTTGATATAAAATCTGATTACGCGAGAGAAAATTATTGATGTAAAGCTCTGGTTTAATGGTGGCGTAGTATTCGTAGAGTATGCGTTCTTGCTCACTCAAATCCAGAGCGATGTCTCGAGCAAGACTTAAGCTTGGCAACTGCTTCTCAACTAAAGTTGTTGCCGTTTGTTTGACATTCTCCATTCCACTATAGACAAACCATGCCAAACCAAGACCTATCATCGCTACAAGTCCGTAGAGGAAAAATGACAGGAATTGAAGCCGTTTAACTCGATTAGCCATATTAAAATCCATGTAAAAATTAGTGGCAGCAATCACGATGGAAAGTGTAGCGAATACCAGTAGCAATCTTGCCCATAGTCACATTAAATGACTAATATGGGACTGGCTCTAATAAATCAAAACATACAACTAACTTAACGTAATTCAATAACGTGGAAATCCGCCATGCCGTCGATAGAAAAAACGCTTTTGCAACAGCTTCAAACTAATCTACTTGCAATAATCAGTCTCATCGTCGCTCTGAGTAGTCTTAGCTACAACACTTGGCGTAATGAACAAACCGAAGCAAATCGAAATCAAAGAACCGCTGCTTTTGAGATGATCCACAAACTCAACGAATTACAAGAGATAACATTCTATTTGCATTACGATAAAGACATCAATAATAAAGGAAATCCTCGAAGAGGTTGGATTACACTTCTAACAATCAAAGATTTAGCTCAGATCATGCAAGATCCCATTCCCGAACAAGCCAAAAATCTTGGTTTCGCTTGGCAAGAAAGCTGGGAATCTCTCGAGAACGACAAATTAAGCTTAGACCGTGTAACTAACGAAATTGACTTACTCCGCCACACCTCACTAAACGTCTTAGCTACGCTAAAGTAGAGCCATCCCTTCGGATATTAAGCTACAAAATAGCGGTTTAAAAAGCGAGTCAGTATCTTCCATAAGGGAATATCTTTTTTAATATTTTTTTTAACATCGCGATTAAGCCCAAGACGTTGCTCACGAATAGTTCGACGCTCATCAGCACGATTTGCTACCTCAGCAAATGAATGCCGTTGCTCAAGTGTCATGCTTGCCATAAAGCTGCGAAAAGGGATCTTTGGTGGCATAGCCGCCGAATTGGTCTTTGGTGTACTACACATAATTTTTCACTCCTAGTCGTGAACTCTTTAGTTAGTTATTAAGACCTCTCTCAAAAGGAAAACCTTTCACATTAATAACACACTTATTGATAATATGAGGTTAAACCTCATCTAAAATGTTGAAATAAAAGCTAATACTTTCTATTGAATTCTTCGAAAAAAAATAATCATGATGACGATAGCACTATACTCATTGAATCTATTCAAAGAATTGATATTGAACAGTCGTTCAGTTGCCTATAGAATCATAGCACAAAGTTTATAAAACACTATAAACTCAATAAGTAAGTGCACTAGCAGCGCTCATATCACAGCGAGCGAACTATTCAGCGGAATTTGATATGCAAAATGATCACCTCAAACTGCGCACTATCCGTTATCAAAAATTGGTCACCTTATACCATGCAGATCTGTTTCGCTTTGCTTATTGGTTGAGTAAAGACAAAAATGCAGCAGAAGAGATCATCCAAGAATCCTATTTGAGGGCTTGGAAATATCTCGATAAGCAACTTGACAAAAATGCAGAAAAATCATGGTTGCTTACTATCGTTAGAAGAGAAAATGCACGTTACTTCAGTAGGAAAACATTAGATATTGACGATGTAGAGCAGAATGACTTAGTTGATACAAGTTCTCACTCAGTAGAGCAAAATGCAGAATATGAAAATATCAGGAACCAAATCGCACTTCTCGCGCCAGAGTACAGGGAGCCTTTAATCATGCAAGTATTATTAGGGTTTAGTAGTGACGAAATTGCTGTTCAACTGATGTTAACAACCAATACCGTAAACACACGATTATTTCGAGCTCGGGAGCAACTCAAACGCTGCCTTATTAATACAGTAAACTAAATATCGCTACAGCTTTAAAACTCACTATTTTGTGAGTAATTAGCGCATAAAAAAGTTAAATTGATAATAAGAAAAATTTTAATATAATACATCTTCAATGTTAGATTCCCAGCGTTTGCTTTCCAAAGAGCAGAGGAAAGACCACAGCATCATATTCTTAACAACTCCCATATATGACTGTGTACTGGTCAACCAAACAATGTAAACCTTGGTAAATGTGTCAAATAAAAGTGATAAGGCAAGCAGCCTTATCTACAGTAATATTACATATAGTGCGTTTCACGTAGCTAAGCCTTCGTATTAAAAAGCATATAAAATATCGATTCTGCTGCCGGTTCGTGATTTTTTCGGTGGGTAATCACCGCGTTCTTTGCGGTGTTATCCACAAAAAATCAGGGTTCGGTGGCGAGTGGCTTTTCGCTTGAAATGGTAATGAGTGATGGAAAACCGGTAAATAATTTCTGACAGCCGCTTTTGTTGCATAAATCTGGTCAATACCCACAGATTATTGACCACTTGTTGCAGAATACTTGGTAATCTCATGGCAACTGTCTAGATCCACGGTGAACAACTCCTAGACAGCCAGCCCCCGCAAGGGGGCGTTCCATCTTTATAAACGCCAAGAGACGCAAATGACTATTAAGTGTAGCAGCTTGCACACATAATCCCTTCGGCGCGATTACATCCGCCAAACTGGGCTCACATTAATTGATAATAAGCGGTGCCGCCGACTCACATTAATTGCCAATGGGCGCAGATTAACTAACAACGGGCTTGCATTCATCTTGGCTGCTTTAGAATCTAAACAGAATCCATAATATTGTAGTTTTCAGCTAACACATGAATCAGACTAGGCAAGTCAGATTCACCGCACGGGTAAGGTTTATAGCATTAATTCAAATGGTCTCAGCTTTGAAACAAAAACCGGTAACCTTTGCTTTTGTAAGCAATTTAAAAACTCTGATGCTGTCATCGGGGGATTCTTTAAGCTACGTCTTTGCTGTTGAGCAGCTTTGATACAAGTGCTTGGATCTAACTCAAACATATCGCACAAAAACTCATCTGGATGGATAGCTGATAGTTCAAGTATATTGAGCTCTGATGCAGGAAAATCTTTAAGATTAAACGTTATGATGGCCTCTGCGTGCCCTTTTAAAGCCGCAGCAACCACATGCCTATCATTCATATCAGGAAGTGTTAATCCTTTAATTAACGGCTCATACCCTTCGATAAGGCAATCAGGTACATTTTGATTAATCAGTTGTTTCGTGTGTTCTAACATTACTTCTGCGATGCGTGGATTATTCAACAATACATTACGCATCCATTCATCATGAATCTGCTCAGTCCAGCGAGCCCTAAATAAGCCCGCATTGGCTAAAAACATCAAATAACTACGAAAGTGGTGCGGGATACATGACAAACGCATCAAAAACAACAGTATACGAAGCCATTAGTAACCCATACCCAATTCCTGATCTAATCTGGAAAGCTCATCAAGTGTTGACAAACGCTGGATTTCCAGTTGCTGCTTATATTTTATCACCGCAGAAAATGGCACTTTTCTTCGATTACCGACTCGAGTAAATGGTATTTCACGTGAATCTAATAACTTGATAAATGTTGGCCGTGACATATTCAAAAAGTCAGCACCTTGTTGCGTGGTCATTTCGGCATGGATGGGGGTGATATTAACAGAATTACCCTGTCCCAATTGCGTCAACACTTCAATCATCATTTTCAATACACTAGAAGGTAAAGTGACATCATGCGATTGACCTTGCTTATCAATTACACTTATTTGTTGAGCCTCACCGTTACTTTCAATAACAGCAGATAACTCCTGGCTGCCCAACCGAGCCATTGCGATTTCTTCGGCGTTCGGCAAAGTAGTCATGTTCATAATTCATCTCTCAAATATTGGAAAAATTTGTTTCAACCTACATTATCCGCAATATTCGAAAAAAATCAACATTCGAAATATTCGCAACTGCACAGGATAGCTACTACAGTTGAATCAATCTTGTGTAGAGTGATTCACTGACTCACTTAGGGTATACCCCAAGAAAACTAGCTACATCCCATTGCCAATTGGTTCGCCATATATTGATTTTAAACCCTACTCGCACTAGCATCGTAAACCACATCCTAAAAACACCAAATGAGGCATAATGTTTATTCGGGCCTACCTGCGCGCATCAACAGATGAACA of the Shewanella baltica genome contains:
- the merA gene encoding mercury(II) reductase, which codes for MAINLIKEVNLSINGMSCASCANHIQDALTSINGVSKATVSYELASATIEIETDTENSDEVNNAIEVLGYSAKIVAPDCGNETAIPNSEKSEQLHVVIIGSGSAAFACAIKAAERGARVTIIEGADVVGGCCVNVGCVPSKILIRAAQLAQQQRHNPFAGLENHAPVLSRELLAQQQTVRVEELRAAKYQHILDTNPVLTLMKGWARFKDANTLIVTDNNGEQQSVHADKILIASGSTPTIPPIDGLADTPYWTSTTALFAEDLPEHLIVIGSSVIALEIAQAYRRLGSDVTVLARRTLLYREEPLLGEKLNECFEKESIRVLNYTQASRVSHDGKQFTLQTQSWKTGDGSLKADRLLISTGRNANITQLNLAAVGVETDKNGAIVVNDKMETNIAGIYAAGDCANMPQFVYVAAAAGSRTGINMTGGDARLDLTTMPTVIFTDPQVATVGLTEDQAKAQNMKTDSRVLQMENVPRALANFETAGFIKLVAEKETGRLLGAQILAHEGGEIIQSAALAIRNRMTITDIAEQLFPYLTMVEGLKLCAQTFNCDIKQLSCCAS
- the merP gene encoding mercury resistance system periplasmic binding protein MerP; amino-acid sequence: MKIIALLFMLLTMSPTLLAKPQSITLDLPTMNCAMCPITVKKALSRVDGVSSVEVSYEQKEAVVNFDDDKTHAAALVQATTNAGYPSIIKE
- a CDS encoding mercuric transporter MerT family protein yields the protein MQKNDHNLPLFGGIAAAIGASLCCVGPFLLLTLGIGGAWIGNLTRLEPYRPLFIIAVLVLFGWAGWKLYRPTTVCEPGTACAIPSVRKRRQLIFWLIALIALFLVTSSVWIPLVA
- the merR gene encoding Hg(II)-responsive transcriptional regulator, giving the protein MYSISQFAKSAGVSVETVRYYERRGLIEQPNKPSVGYRRYPEASLKLITFIKRSKELGFTLEEIANLLSLGDEHCDQVQELAKNKLTNVRCKINDLFRLESALDDLLNQCAANAGQAHCPIIESLLPENKKDR
- a CDS encoding lysophospholipid acyltransferase family protein — protein: MPQLSLNNLFPKSTLLTKLCITGLDHLLGISQLNRLYENSALKGLTKEAFAARFVEVFELEIKSPLDLPMRIPQSGAAIVVANHPYGGIEGVIIASLLSSSRNDVKILANQALKIIPELADFFIFTNPLASGAKGNAQSLRTCKAHLDKGGLLVLFPAGRVSYPNCDDQVTDHQWNRMVGSLAANTKAPIIPCFISGQNSNLFYLMGKIYFRFRMLLLIKEMLKSKGRIVEITLGQPISFPPFLEKVQMTTDIARLLTYLQAPEYQYQWSTYQTPVLLPLASPQLAENLQAEISQLPHEQYLLRYKHFEVYYASRAQCPLVIEEIRRLREENFRLFDEGSGLPQDGDAFDDTYTHLFVYDSQTKAIIGAYRMGQTDNLMARGDIAPLYLSRMFDFSGEFINQVQPCLEMGRSFVIASHQRSFHGLLLLFKGIGAFVCKFPRYRTLYGTVSLSKQYTPLSVILIEQFLVTSSPQVKAKKPFDLKVPADIQHYLANHPNDIEVLELLVKQIEPDGKGLPVLVKQYHQLGARFYCVGIDPNFADTPGLLLSVDLPKAPERLLKLYLGQGADAYRQKHNG
- a CDS encoding putative bifunctional diguanylate cyclase/phosphodiesterase, translated to MANRVKRLQFLSFFLYGLVAMIGLGLAWFVYSGMENVKQTATTLVEKQLPSLSLARDIALDLSEQERILYEYYATIKPELYINNFLSRNQILYQKIELLRNVNTDLSIQIDLMNELKVIQLFSQAFHLNMSSGNIDWDLAREQLEKVTDQRRLMDPQLNMLMFNVNHHVAEGYSATKQQLSTTAWSVIIFSVGLFGISIVLGRYIRNYIELSISNERLAMFPQRNPNPVLTLNSALEVLYHNPATIILLRTLKLPETPLALLASEIKLQLEATKNNVPPVQTFQHHVNNAFLTYEIHWLKDQHTFDIHMQDITEQKVAEKNLHYKAYHHDLSGLKNRASFFLSVDILFEAQVSFSLVLVEVAHYSKLVGDFGLSGATDVICSVAYQLGILFAETKKSLNGKAELFHIADASFIMLIEDVNSSESLKNFLSNIENHFDKTINTPLGEMLISMQFGVTEYPRCSKNANDLLLHAQIAIDNNQQLPTVNYFDHQLGSLHKRKQDLNKRLVNAIGSDEFELVFQPQMHLKTEQLIGAECLIRWHSDMGVISPAEFIPLAEQSGFILPLGKWILEQACKNLAAWQAMGHSSFCLAVNISPRQFIQPGFVTQVAELLAYYHIPPHTLELEITEGMMMGNHITSHQVLNELKKIGVSLAIDDFGTGYSSLAYLRQFPVDKLKIDQSFIKHLHVDLSAQSIVLSICQLAKNLSLEIIAEGVEYSEQLEILNQYQCDVIQGYHYSKPLQSADFLVFLHQKVNTLSATKI
- a CDS encoding sigma-70 family RNA polymerase sigma factor; its protein translation is MQNDHLKLRTIRYQKLVTLYHADLFRFAYWLSKDKNAAEEIIQESYLRAWKYLDKQLDKNAEKSWLLTIVRRENARYFSRKTLDIDDVEQNDLVDTSSHSVEQNAEYENIRNQIALLAPEYREPLIMQVLLGFSSDEIAVQLMLTTNTVNTRLFRAREQLKRCLINTVN
- a CDS encoding PIN domain-containing protein, with amino-acid sequence MFLANAGLFRARWTEQIHDEWMRNVLLNNPRIAEVMLEHTKQLINQNVPDCLIEGYEPLIKGLTLPDMNDRHVVAAALKGHAEAIITFNLKDFPASELNILELSAIHPDEFLCDMFELDPSTCIKAAQQQRRSLKNPPMTASEFLNCLQKQRLPVFVSKLRPFELML
- a CDS encoding helix-turn-helix domain-containing protein; translation: MNMTTLPNAEEIAMARLGSQELSAVIESNGEAQQISVIDKQGQSHDVTLPSSVLKMMIEVLTQLGQGNSVNITPIHAEMTTQQGADFLNMSRPTFIKLLDSREIPFTRVGNRRKVPFSAVIKYKQQLEIQRLSTLDELSRLDQELGMGY